CATAAGTAATATTTGTACGAGCATATACGATTAATTGATTCGTAAAATATGATCTTTTTATGCTAATACTATTATTCATTACTGTCTACCATATTTTGTAGTTCatcattattttatttatacaaTTACTagctttgatttttgaattgttATTTGGTTATTGATAGCAATTGATATTAAACGCTTAttctttaatattattGCACATACATCGTATTTACTGAATATGCCGGATAAAAACAACAGACTTGTGTCCCCGTGATCTAATAAGTTTAGTTATGTGCATCTTAAATACCGGCACAATTATGATGTGGAAAGCagtaaaaaacatttcCATATCAGTATTCGTACTTATTGCTGAAGAAGACATATAATTCTGATTTATTTCTGCAGATACATGTATTCATGAAACCTAATGTAAAATAACAATCATCTCCGGCGCAATCGTCAATGCACTAAGAAGAATTCATAATCTATGTCGCTAGTCCCACGCTTGCTTAGTTCAACAGATCGTATCAAGTTCTGCTTGACAAAGTGATTGTATGGTATTCCGTTAAGTAAATTGCAAGCAGGTAAAGATGTCAATCCGGAAAAAGATCGAAAACTAACATGACCAGTAATATTGTTACGTCGTTCACAATCAATAAGTGCTCTAAATTTTACTTCAATGAGATTCCTAATTGTCAAAGGCATCAATCAATACGGTAGTATTGCGTACTGTTTTGGAATAATTCATAAGTGACAAATGTAGTTCTAATCTCAAAACAATAGAGAAGTATGAAGAAAGGTTGAATTGCAGTATTTGATTCCTAGTATCGTACTGAGTTGGAAGTTGTTGGTACGAGTAGTACTAGCAATAAATCACAGTGATATAATACGTTGTAGAAGTAGAGCATTACAATTCTACAGATAATATGAGAGTATAGTATACGAAATAAtcaaattgtaaatatatGTGATGATAAAATATTGAGTTCTACTGATCTTTTCTAATAGTCGCTTTCAATGggtatttttgaaatagaCATGTAGCCTTCCGCAATTATTGGCGAAGAAATCTTGGTATTTTAGGTATGGCATATGGTGATGCACAACGAGTATATCAAGGTGTAGTGTAGTGTAGTGTAGTAATATTGCTGACGTTTACTATTGTTAGCTGATACTAATAAAACAACATTACTGATAATATAGTGTGCGTGTTATTACTTTAGTATTATCGTTTTGAATGTTTGTCAACTTTCAATGATGTAGGAACAGAAAAGCGGTagctaaaaataatatcgATAGTGTTCAGTTTCCAATGGAAACTTTTAAGCTGTACTTAGATAATGAAATGATATAAGAGCAAACAGATGtatagcttttttttttaggttttttgaaataaattaatgaagaaatattattgaaatttaaacaTAAATATACTAGCtactaataaaaaaccGACAAAATATATTGTTTCAAAGAGCAATAGTTAAACATGTAATCATTTTCAAGCTTAAAAATGGCGACATATAACCATGTTTATCGAATATGTATGTAATGTATGTAACGGTTTgcttctttcaattttttttgttatttttatgaCTGAATGTCAAATActttataaagaaattgttAATCATGATAGATTCAGTCCACCAGTAGTACACAAAGTCAGCTGCCGCTTCAGTTGGAAGGAATAACAATCAATATGTCGATTCTGTGAATCTTTCCTTAGTAGGATGACTGAATGCTTTACCGGAATTAAAGGGGCtgaacattttttaactgcTGTATTAAATACTACTTTTACATATCGCTGTCAATCTTGCAACAGTTACGCTATACTATTAAGACAATGAAGTTAATGCTTCTCTTAATCCTTATaagttttcatttttcttcatttatcGTAGGTATTACCCTCTATGCTACATTTCCAATTTAAACTTTACACAATTAACTTGGgttgtttttaattgttttaaaacttcAAGCGTTGATCTTTATTATGGACAATGGGATGCAATATTAACACCCAGATCCTCTATCACTAACACATACTCTACGCATTCCAGCAGAACCAGGTATAACGCCTGATACTTCAGGGTGGGTGTTTGCTCTTGATTGAGAACAATCATCGATAATAAGCCAAAACATCACATGCTAGATCTCAGTAAGACACGCTTTTACTACCAAAGGTTTGTATAACATTACCCCCCCCCCCCAATCACCTCTATAGTCGGCTGCTAACGTGGCTCCACCTCGGGCTCCAACAGCATTGGCTCCAGTGTCACAGTCATATGTGCTTGCCATATTTGTACTATGACATTGTGTGGTGTATCGGTCTCGCTTCTTCAGCAGTGGTAATCCATTAAGCACATCATCTGTCAAGTTGATTATCCATGTAGCATCATCCGCAGATTGAGTTACCAAAGTTCTGAGTAGAACTATCCTGGAAATCTCTCCGTCATTATAAAGTTCATGGAGATCAATCAATAACTCGTGAGTAACGTTATTAGTTGAATTGCTTATAAGCGGATTATCGATATATATATGGTTCATTAATGCAGTCATCTTGCTAGCATTATATAATTCATTTACGATATATCTGAATTCATAGTGCTGTGTAGTGTTATCTGGAGGAAATTGGGCTACCCAGATTACAGCTGGAGCGTCTTCGAGGTCAGTTGGAAAGCAACTGATTAGTGTAACCAACGATAGATAGCAACGTAACTAATAATAGCAATCTCATCggtaaaatattaaaaagagGATGAAGATAGTTCCAAATTTCTATGATATTGACGTTCTCTTGATCGCTATATATTACTAAGCCTCAGAGCATACAAACACCTACTTACTGCGGAACGAAAATAAGGGTTATAGGATAATCCTTTGTATGATCCCCTGGATTAAGCATAATCTCCTATACAATGTATGTAGGTCAACAATACTACTAAATACTACTACGTTGAATAACACCATACGTCAAGTGTTCTATATTTGCTCTATTAACTTTCCACTCTGAGTTATAGAGATAGacatattattaattatgcaggatatttagaaaaatttttaaatgctataaattgagaaaaactgaaaaataaagaacgaggttcagcaaTAAGCTACAGCTACTTTAGTGATTAGGTAACAATTTAATt
This portion of the Schizosaccharomyces pombe strain 972h- genome assembly, chromosome: I genome encodes:
- a CDS encoding uncharacterized protein (Schizosaccharomyces pombe specific protein), translating into MTALMNHIYIDNPLISNSTNNVTHELLIDLHELYNDGEISRIVLLRTLVTQSADDATWIINLTDDVLNGLPLLKKRDRYTTQCHSTNMASTYDCDTGANAVGARGGATLAADYRGDWGGGVMLYKPLVVKACLTEI